One segment of Streptomyces sp. NBC_01463 DNA contains the following:
- a CDS encoding MATE family efflux transporter: MAGPRVRLDLETTREVVRVSLPLMLGMAGNLIMMLVDRICLARYSEDTLKASGPAVFTAGTLIMVITGTVGITRSYVAQAHGRKDRDATMEEGANGLLLALILAIVLLATTPLVARVPDLSGQPAHIRALESQFLTLSTSYGAVMALNMAMSSYFNGTARTRVPMTVGLIGQAVGIVVIPGLVFGRFGLPEMGMRGSAIGTLVAVGVMFAGYAICLPKGFFVSFLRLLGQGVRAITEKLWLRLRRGAPSGGGAGLDELGNTSFVWLAGVLGPVALAANNVAVSLNYVAVIPPIGLALGCNVLCGNALGAGRHDRVPHIVRVTLGVAGVYVGLIVFLQIVTPKLLLYPFGLDQVEAAAVGSAVDTSRMLWTYAIAFMFSIVATAVLDCFGLARFGFLARVVVMWGLSVPTICLITLTHRGETGLLPLVWAVYSAFEAVIAAVCFWRIRRAVAGRENALVKVAAVPEAV; this comes from the coding sequence ATGGCCGGACCGCGGGTTCGCCTGGACCTGGAGACGACCCGGGAGGTCGTCCGGGTCTCCCTGCCGCTGATGCTGGGCATGGCCGGCAACCTGATCATGATGCTCGTCGACCGGATCTGCCTGGCCCGGTACTCGGAGGACACCCTGAAGGCCTCGGGGCCGGCGGTCTTCACGGCGGGCACCCTGATCATGGTGATCACCGGGACGGTGGGCATCACCCGGTCGTACGTGGCCCAGGCGCACGGCCGCAAGGACCGGGACGCCACCATGGAGGAGGGTGCCAACGGGCTTCTGCTGGCGCTGATCCTCGCCATCGTGCTCCTCGCCACCACCCCGCTGGTGGCCCGGGTGCCCGACCTGAGCGGACAGCCGGCCCACATCAGGGCCCTGGAGTCGCAGTTCCTGACGCTGTCCACCAGCTACGGCGCCGTGATGGCCCTGAACATGGCCATGTCCTCGTACTTCAACGGCACGGCCCGCACCAGGGTCCCCATGACCGTGGGCCTCATCGGTCAAGCCGTCGGCATCGTCGTGATCCCCGGCCTCGTGTTCGGACGCTTCGGGCTGCCGGAGATGGGGATGCGCGGTTCGGCCATCGGCACGCTCGTCGCGGTCGGCGTCATGTTCGCCGGATACGCGATCTGCCTGCCCAAGGGCTTCTTCGTGAGCTTCCTCCGCCTGCTCGGGCAGGGGGTGCGCGCGATCACCGAGAAGCTGTGGCTGCGGCTGCGCAGGGGTGCCCCGTCGGGTGGCGGGGCCGGACTCGACGAGCTCGGCAACACGTCCTTCGTCTGGCTGGCCGGTGTCCTCGGCCCGGTGGCGCTGGCCGCCAACAACGTCGCCGTCTCGCTGAACTACGTGGCCGTCATCCCGCCCATCGGCTTGGCCCTGGGCTGCAACGTGCTCTGCGGCAACGCGCTCGGCGCGGGGCGCCATGACCGCGTGCCGCACATCGTGCGGGTCACCCTGGGTGTCGCCGGCGTGTATGTCGGGCTGATCGTGTTCCTCCAGATCGTCACGCCGAAGCTGCTCCTGTACCCCTTCGGCCTCGACCAGGTGGAAGCGGCGGCCGTCGGCAGCGCCGTCGACACGTCCCGCATGCTGTGGACCTACGCGATCGCGTTCATGTTCTCCATCGTCGCCACCGCGGTCCTGGACTGCTTCGGGCTCGCCAGGTTCGGGTTCCTGGCCCGCGTGGTGGTGATGTGGGGACTCAGTGTCCCCACCATCTGTCTGATCACTCTGACCCATCGCGGCGAGACGGGACTGCTCCCGCTCGTCTGGGCGGTCTACTCGGCCTTCGAGGCCGTGATCGCCGCCGTGTGCTTCTGGCGTATCCGCCGGGCCGTCGCGGGCCGGGAGAACGCACTCGTGAAAGTGGCGGCGGTTCCGGAAGCCGTCTGA
- a CDS encoding ATP-grasp domain-containing protein, producing MNVLILGHEEDCRDYIDYAAERGFDVRFLAPPRLAGIDRADWQRTVADSARDTLDLSDVDDVVSFHDGYQIQLELLRTELGLPARDIDTLLSLTDKTLFKAHPAIRDHITRHIELSPSLRAPEALALVTEAGLRFPLVLKPSNGFYSAGVVKVDDPAGFAKALIQTKRVCTVLKESTGKSVLLAEEYLDGKEYAVDGMISGGRVLPLQLHRKLPDLVGPLFHEIAYLTEPFDEEKGARFKALLDTVVPALGLDESPFHAEFRFDGEGRLYILEIAPRLCGGGTTTYQQLSICTGMDAYDLLHRLGREPLEPRATHHRVALEFDAPIERSGFLRNTGRAVEVCRKNDVTTVLLHRQDGQFVLAPPLNFETVLTAYFSRETREDAEALLDILLTDCVIETEVEKQS from the coding sequence GTGAATGTGCTGATCCTCGGGCACGAGGAAGACTGCCGCGACTACATCGACTACGCGGCCGAGCGTGGCTTCGATGTGCGGTTCCTCGCTCCGCCACGACTGGCCGGAATCGACCGGGCCGACTGGCAGCGCACCGTCGCCGACAGTGCCCGGGACACCCTGGACCTGTCCGATGTCGACGATGTCGTCTCCTTCCACGACGGATACCAGATCCAGCTGGAGCTCCTGCGTACGGAACTCGGCCTGCCCGCACGCGACATCGACACCCTGCTGAGCCTGACGGACAAGACCCTGTTCAAGGCGCACCCCGCGATCCGCGACCACATCACCCGGCACATCGAGCTCTCGCCCTCGCTGCGGGCACCCGAGGCACTGGCCCTGGTGACCGAAGCCGGCCTGCGCTTCCCGCTGGTGCTCAAGCCGTCCAACGGCTTCTACAGCGCGGGTGTCGTCAAGGTGGACGACCCCGCGGGATTCGCCAAGGCGCTCATCCAGACCAAGCGCGTCTGCACGGTCCTGAAGGAGAGCACGGGCAAGAGCGTGCTGCTCGCCGAGGAGTACCTCGACGGCAAGGAGTACGCGGTCGACGGCATGATCAGCGGTGGCCGGGTGCTGCCCCTGCAACTGCACCGCAAGCTGCCCGATCTCGTCGGACCGCTGTTCCACGAAATCGCCTACCTCACCGAGCCGTTCGACGAGGAGAAGGGCGCGAGGTTCAAGGCCCTGCTCGACACGGTGGTGCCCGCCCTCGGCCTGGACGAGTCGCCCTTCCACGCCGAGTTCAGGTTCGACGGCGAGGGCCGGCTGTACATCCTCGAGATCGCTCCCCGCCTGTGCGGCGGCGGCACGACGACGTACCAGCAGCTGAGCATCTGCACCGGCATGGACGCCTACGACTTGCTCCACCGGCTCGGCCGGGAGCCCCTCGAACCCCGCGCCACGCACCATCGGGTGGCTCTGGAATTCGATGCACCGATCGAGCGGAGCGGCTTTCTGCGCAACACCGGGCGTGCGGTGGAAGTGTGCCGGAAGAACGACGTCACCACGGTCCTGCTGCACCGGCAGGACGGCCAGTTCGTCCTCGCCCCGCCGCTGAACTTCGAAACCGTCCTGACCGCCTACTTCTCGCGGGAGACCCGGGAGGACGCCGAGGCGCTGCTGGACATTCTGCTCACCGATTGCGTCATCGAGACCGAAGTGGAGAAGCAGTCATGA
- a CDS encoding glutamate-1-semialdehyde 2,1-aminomutase yields the protein MRPEIERARKVIPIGASSPLRACRNVEADPLVVAESHGQYLHDVDGTRYVDFMYGFGPLILGHAPETVSRAIARQAAKGTLFGTFCPQEAELAERITATAAHLEQLRFVCSGTEAMMSVVRLSRAYTGRTRIMRFTGGYHGHFDLVQNKDETRMRAAGLDPDAMRSNLVADYNDIESVERLFARHPGEIAAVCIEPVACNMSLVLPQPGFLADLRRVCSREGALLVFDEVITGFRLGFGPAGVALGVEPDLTAFGKIIGGGTPVGAFGGRQDVMALLDEERVLQGGTLAGNPLTMAAGLATLDVLAQPGFYEELERKGALLEAEIERHRAATGLDFVFTRTGSIFAFIFVPQTTAVVGKEDVAKQDHQAYTRLYAGMREAGYHLAPDVEEPMYLSAATTDETIKDFAERVCAVLAGTS from the coding sequence ATGAGGCCGGAGATCGAGCGGGCCCGCAAGGTCATTCCCATCGGAGCGAGTTCGCCCCTGCGGGCCTGCCGCAACGTCGAGGCCGATCCGCTGGTCGTGGCCGAGTCCCACGGCCAGTACCTGCACGACGTCGACGGCACGCGGTACGTCGACTTCATGTACGGCTTCGGCCCGCTGATCCTCGGCCACGCGCCGGAGACCGTCAGCCGGGCGATCGCGCGGCAGGCGGCGAAGGGAACCCTGTTCGGCACCTTCTGTCCGCAGGAGGCCGAGCTGGCCGAGCGCATCACTGCCACCGCCGCACACCTGGAGCAGCTGCGCTTCGTCTGCTCGGGCACCGAGGCCATGATGTCGGTGGTCCGGCTGTCCCGCGCCTACACGGGGCGCACCCGGATCATGCGCTTCACCGGTGGCTACCACGGGCACTTCGACCTGGTCCAGAACAAGGACGAGACGCGGATGCGCGCCGCGGGCCTCGACCCGGACGCCATGCGCTCCAACCTCGTGGCGGACTACAACGACATCGAGAGCGTCGAGCGGCTGTTCGCCCGCCACCCCGGCGAGATCGCCGCGGTGTGCATCGAGCCCGTCGCCTGCAACATGTCCCTGGTGCTGCCGCAGCCCGGCTTCCTGGCGGACCTGCGCCGCGTCTGCAGCCGTGAGGGCGCCCTGCTCGTCTTCGACGAGGTCATCACCGGCTTCCGGCTCGGCTTCGGACCGGCCGGTGTCGCGCTCGGCGTGGAGCCGGACCTCACCGCCTTCGGCAAGATCATCGGTGGCGGCACCCCCGTCGGCGCCTTCGGCGGGCGGCAGGACGTCATGGCGCTGCTCGACGAGGAACGGGTTCTTCAGGGCGGCACACTCGCGGGCAACCCGCTGACGATGGCGGCAGGTCTGGCCACGCTGGACGTGCTGGCGCAGCCCGGCTTCTACGAGGAGCTCGAACGCAAGGGCGCTCTGCTGGAGGCCGAGATCGAGCGGCACCGAGCGGCCACCGGGCTGGACTTCGTCTTCACGAGGACGGGGAGCATCTTCGCCTTCATCTTCGTACCGCAGACAACCGCCGTCGTGGGCAAGGAGGATGTGGCCAAACAGGACCACCAGGCCTACACCCGCCTCTACGCGGGGATGCGCGAGGCCGGCTACCACCTGGCACCGGATGTCGAGGAACCGATGTACCTGTCGGCCGCGACGACGGACGAGACGATCAAGGACTTCGCCGAACGGGTCTGCGCCGTCCTTGCCGGAACATCGTGA
- a CDS encoding alpha/beta fold hydrolase, with amino-acid sequence MTGQGNDADFAALLPLRTGGTEPPLFCIHPGFALCWAYGPLMRGLGRDQPLYGIQARGIIGDEPLPETFDELVDDYLGLVRSIRPHGPYRLLGWSFGGLAAHAMATRLQQAGEEVELLAMMDTTLVADPAILSTPAHARQLEKEFASVRDIVPDSDRLLRIVINLNRLRGVFDPDRFTGDLVMFTADQEPARDVPVAEAWGPYVTGSVVEHRIDCSHLTMMSARPARAIAGLLATAVRDRV; translated from the coding sequence GTGACCGGGCAGGGCAACGACGCGGACTTCGCCGCCCTGCTGCCCCTGCGGACCGGCGGGACCGAGCCCCCGCTGTTCTGCATCCACCCGGGGTTCGCGCTGTGCTGGGCCTACGGCCCCCTGATGCGCGGCCTCGGTCGGGACCAGCCCCTCTACGGGATACAGGCGCGCGGCATCATCGGTGACGAGCCGCTGCCGGAGACCTTCGACGAGCTGGTGGACGACTACCTCGGCCTGGTCCGCTCCATCCGTCCGCACGGACCGTACCGGCTGCTCGGCTGGTCCTTCGGCGGCCTCGCGGCACACGCCATGGCCACCAGACTGCAACAGGCCGGGGAGGAGGTCGAGCTGCTGGCGATGATGGACACGACCCTGGTCGCGGACCCGGCCATACTCTCCACGCCCGCGCACGCCCGGCAGCTGGAGAAGGAGTTCGCTTCCGTACGCGACATCGTGCCGGATTCCGACCGGCTGCTGCGCATCGTCATCAACCTCAACCGGCTGCGCGGCGTCTTCGATCCGGACCGCTTCACCGGGGACCTGGTGATGTTCACCGCCGACCAGGAACCGGCCCGTGACGTTCCGGTGGCCGAGGCCTGGGGGCCGTACGTCACCGGCAGCGTCGTCGAGCACCGTATCGACTGCAGCCACCTCACCATGATGTCCGCACGGCCCGCGCGAGCCATCGCGGGCCTGCTGGCCACGGCGGTTCGCGATCGTGTCTAG
- a CDS encoding 4'-phosphopantetheinyl transferase superfamily protein produces the protein MTGRSQDVLRLWSDVPLGPWERRRAARLPTDGARADYLAAHILVRVCAARLTGEPAHRLELRQTCDECLAPDHGRPFLPEWPELGVSLSHTRGAVAAAAGRGRTGVDIESTADATPVDERVARRVLSAAELRTVDASDDPGRAFLRFWVRKEALIKVGEAAIGTLRHTDVSALADADADRHVLDWASADGRLLAAAVTELRPTLIELPRRPVDTQPNPERTRTHA, from the coding sequence ATGACCGGCCGCAGCCAGGACGTCCTGCGGCTGTGGTCCGACGTGCCCCTCGGCCCGTGGGAGCGCCGCCGCGCCGCTCGGCTGCCCACCGACGGGGCGAGGGCGGACTACCTCGCCGCCCACATCCTCGTACGGGTGTGCGCGGCGCGGCTGACCGGCGAGCCGGCGCACCGCCTGGAGCTCCGGCAGACGTGCGACGAGTGCCTGGCACCGGACCACGGCAGACCCTTCCTGCCGGAGTGGCCGGAGCTGGGCGTGAGCCTCTCCCACACGCGCGGTGCCGTAGCCGCCGCAGCGGGCCGGGGCAGGACCGGCGTCGACATCGAGAGCACCGCCGATGCCACGCCCGTCGACGAACGGGTCGCCCGCCGCGTGCTGAGCGCGGCCGAACTGCGGACGGTGGACGCCTCGGACGACCCCGGCCGCGCCTTTCTGCGGTTCTGGGTGCGCAAGGAGGCACTGATCAAAGTGGGCGAGGCCGCGATCGGGACGCTCCGGCACACCGACGTGTCGGCCCTCGCGGACGCCGACGCGGACCGGCACGTCCTGGACTGGGCGAGCGCCGACGGCCGTCTGCTCGCCGCCGCCGTCACCGAACTGCGACCGACCCTCATCGAGTTGCCCCGGCGCCCCGTGGACACACAGCCGAATCCCGAACGGACGAGAACGCATGCCTGA
- a CDS encoding GNAT family N-acetyltransferase has translation MAITVLPVSGEQTDLLGAVVALGDRYTKWLGLLTPPAYRAAAEDGGLLVAVEGNEVVGYALFGLPKRSTHVRLAHLCLPEEHRSKGIARSLIQTICERHPERLGIRARCRRDYELSGMWTSLGFVPLGEGLGRGRDQETLDTWWLDLGHQDLFADVQSDALAVVTVDHSVFAGLRGSGTASDIEESRALEAGWLADLIELAFTPQLLHDVRDVTDRTARQHQRAGLPGLRQITPVPEAVAARHKELLEAVEKDLPELPIDAKMQSRLKYVAETSCAGLQILVTRDPVLARLSDTAWAVAGVKVVVPSVVTLHVDELRQAQLYRPKDLLGTPFSAGEVTPGGEGELVAFFDQADSDNGSAFEARLKGFVNDQILWRRELLRDGEGHPVALYVWALDGRTLNVSLLRTATHSLEESLARQLLLMLKRLTAGSRDHPGHEHPWTSVADDHTLEEGRVALRALQAIGAGRMQCLGTANRTLVTLGHLATPDIRWVRFTR, from the coding sequence ATGGCGATCACGGTGCTGCCGGTGTCCGGTGAGCAAACCGATCTGCTTGGCGCGGTTGTGGCCCTGGGGGACCGATACACCAAGTGGCTGGGGCTGCTCACGCCACCCGCCTATCGAGCGGCTGCCGAGGATGGCGGTCTTCTCGTTGCTGTGGAAGGGAACGAGGTCGTCGGGTATGCACTGTTCGGGCTGCCGAAGCGCAGCACCCATGTGCGCCTTGCGCATCTCTGCCTGCCCGAGGAACACCGAAGCAAGGGCATCGCCCGCTCACTGATTCAGACCATCTGCGAGCGGCACCCGGAGCGGCTGGGGATCAGGGCCAGGTGCCGGCGTGACTACGAACTCAGCGGGATGTGGACCAGCCTGGGCTTTGTACCCCTTGGCGAGGGGCTGGGGCGCGGCAGAGACCAGGAGACCCTGGACACTTGGTGGCTTGACTTGGGGCACCAGGACTTGTTCGCGGACGTCCAGAGCGACGCCCTGGCGGTGGTGACTGTGGACCACAGCGTTTTTGCCGGCCTTCGAGGTAGTGGCACCGCGTCCGATATCGAGGAATCACGTGCTCTTGAAGCCGGATGGCTTGCCGATCTGATTGAGCTCGCGTTCACACCACAGTTGCTTCACGACGTGCGAGATGTCACCGATCGAACCGCGCGGCAACATCAGCGTGCTGGTTTGCCAGGTCTGCGGCAGATCACCCCCGTTCCGGAGGCCGTGGCTGCTCGCCACAAGGAACTTCTGGAAGCGGTCGAGAAGGATCTGCCAGAACTACCGATTGACGCAAAGATGCAGAGCAGGCTGAAATACGTGGCCGAGACGTCCTGCGCCGGGCTTCAGATTCTGGTGACCCGCGACCCGGTGCTGGCTCGGCTGTCCGACACCGCCTGGGCCGTTGCTGGCGTCAAGGTAGTCGTTCCCTCCGTGGTGACTCTCCACGTAGATGAGCTGCGTCAGGCGCAGCTCTACCGGCCCAAGGACCTCTTGGGCACACCGTTCTCGGCAGGCGAGGTGACGCCGGGCGGAGAGGGAGAACTGGTCGCCTTCTTCGACCAGGCGGACAGTGACAACGGATCGGCCTTCGAAGCGCGACTCAAGGGCTTTGTCAACGATCAGATCCTTTGGCGGCGGGAACTGCTGAGGGATGGCGAGGGGCACCCGGTCGCCCTGTACGTCTGGGCCTTGGACGGGCGAACCCTGAACGTCTCGTTGCTTCGCACCGCGACGCATTCGCTTGAGGAGTCCCTCGCCCGGCAACTGCTCCTGATGCTCAAACGCTTGACTGCAGGCTCCCGTGACCATCCGGGCCATGAACACCCGTGGACGTCAGTTGCCGACGATCACACTCTTGAGGAAGGTCGAGTCGCACTTCGAGCACTTCAGGCGATTGGTGCTGGTCGGATGCAGTGTCTGGGTACCGCAAACCGGACACTTGTGACCCTTGGGCATCTCGCTACTCCTGATATCAGATGGGTGCGCTTCACGCGATAA
- a CDS encoding DUF5615 family PIN-like protein: MKLLLDENVPRPMADIVRILLKAHDVLHVHDLPGWAGTKDIKLFEKARAEGFDAVLTNDTKQMSRHLEVAAIAASGLHRIEYRQNNKHGGLVGLGSAIATVCAGLPHALAELSVADGQRLVSLTSVDPTRATRVRTVDPQVDAPKFWPTG; this comes from the coding sequence TTGAAGCTGCTGCTCGACGAGAACGTGCCACGCCCTATGGCCGACATCGTCCGCATCCTTCTCAAGGCTCATGACGTCCTGCACGTGCATGACCTGCCCGGATGGGCTGGCACCAAAGACATCAAGCTGTTCGAGAAGGCCCGCGCTGAAGGCTTCGACGCAGTCCTCACCAACGACACCAAACAGATGAGCCGGCACCTTGAAGTCGCGGCGATCGCTGCATCCGGGCTCCATCGGATCGAGTACCGACAGAACAACAAGCACGGCGGGCTGGTCGGCCTGGGCTCGGCCATCGCCACGGTTTGCGCGGGTCTCCCCCACGCTCTGGCCGAGCTATCGGTCGCAGACGGCCAACGCCTGGTCTCCCTCACCTCTGTCGACCCAACTCGCGCCACCCGTGTCCGCACCGTCGATCCTCAGGTGGACGCACCCAAATTCTGGCCCACGGGCTGA
- a CDS encoding DUF433 domain-containing protein, with amino-acid sequence MSYEPKLAAALSGATMAQLSHWRHASGAGGAVLVPEISATRPILYSFRDVVALRTCVRLRQETSLQRIRRAVDSLRDDLGEREHLSAYQLVTDGGTVYLADPDHAVDLIGRKGGKSNLVIHQLVDVLAPFYRNGRHIPDLLSPRPDVAVDPSVRGGEPVIRGTRVPAAEVAALIRDGIRPEQIADFFPGVSAGAALEATDFTDYVDSYTGTPTGAGAGASRGAA; translated from the coding sequence ATGTCGTACGAACCGAAGCTCGCAGCGGCGCTGTCGGGCGCGACGATGGCCCAGCTCTCTCACTGGCGTCACGCCTCAGGCGCAGGAGGCGCAGTCCTCGTCCCAGAGATCTCGGCTACACGGCCCATCCTGTACTCCTTCCGAGATGTCGTTGCACTGCGAACCTGCGTGCGCCTCCGGCAGGAGACCTCGCTGCAGCGGATCCGTCGCGCAGTGGACTCCCTCAGGGACGATCTGGGCGAGCGAGAGCACCTCTCGGCCTACCAGCTCGTCACCGACGGGGGCACGGTGTATCTGGCCGATCCTGACCATGCCGTCGACCTGATCGGCCGCAAGGGTGGCAAAAGCAACCTCGTCATCCACCAGCTCGTCGATGTCCTAGCCCCGTTCTACCGGAACGGCCGGCACATTCCCGACCTGCTGTCCCCCCGCCCAGATGTCGCCGTGGATCCATCCGTACGCGGCGGTGAGCCGGTAATCCGTGGCACTCGCGTCCCCGCAGCCGAGGTCGCGGCCCTGATCCGAGATGGAATTCGTCCGGAGCAGATCGCCGACTTCTTCCCCGGGGTCAGCGCCGGAGCAGCACTTGAAGCAACCGACTTCACCGATTACGTCGACAGCTACACCGGAACGCCAACCGGTGCAGGCGCAGGTGCGAGCCGAGGCGCCGCTTGA
- a CDS encoding metallophosphoesterase has protein sequence MRARYGVPLKITAVTAAAGAAGLAYAAGFEARSFRLRRITVPVLPHGARPLRVLQVSDVHMVCGQRKKRAWLQSLAGLRPDFVVNTGDNLSDPEAVPELLDALGPLMEFPGVYVFGSNDYYGPKLRNPVRYLFEKAAGKHGLNGNAPAVGVIHNPWQPMRDAFDDAGWLNLSNMRGRLKIDGLELAFTGLDDPHIKRDRYAEVAGGPETGADLSIGVVHAPYLRSLDAFTADGYPLILAGHTHGGQVCIPFYGALVTNCDLDTDRVKGLSSHTADGHRAYLHVSAGCGANRYTPVRFACPPEATLLTLTARDA, from the coding sequence ATGCGCGCACGCTACGGAGTACCCCTGAAAATCACGGCGGTCACCGCCGCGGCCGGCGCCGCCGGTCTCGCCTACGCGGCCGGATTCGAGGCCCGCTCGTTCCGCCTGCGACGGATCACCGTCCCGGTACTCCCGCACGGAGCCCGCCCGTTGCGCGTTCTGCAGGTTTCCGACGTGCACATGGTCTGCGGCCAGCGCAAGAAGCGCGCCTGGCTGCAGTCCCTGGCCGGACTGCGCCCGGACTTCGTCGTGAACACCGGCGACAACCTCTCGGACCCGGAGGCCGTACCGGAGCTGCTCGACGCGCTCGGCCCGCTGATGGAGTTCCCGGGCGTCTACGTCTTCGGCTCCAACGACTACTACGGCCCCAAGCTCCGCAACCCCGTCCGCTACCTCTTCGAGAAGGCCGCGGGCAAGCACGGGCTCAACGGGAACGCCCCGGCGGTCGGCGTCATCCACAACCCGTGGCAGCCGATGCGGGACGCCTTCGACGACGCGGGCTGGCTGAACCTGTCCAACATGCGCGGCCGCCTCAAGATCGACGGCCTGGAGCTGGCCTTCACCGGCCTCGACGACCCGCACATCAAGCGCGACCGCTACGCCGAGGTCGCGGGCGGCCCCGAGACGGGCGCCGACCTCTCCATCGGCGTGGTCCACGCCCCCTACCTGCGCTCCCTCGACGCCTTCACCGCGGACGGCTACCCCCTGATCCTGGCCGGCCACACCCACGGCGGCCAGGTGTGCATCCCCTTCTACGGCGCCCTGGTCACCAACTGCGACCTGGACACGGACCGGGTCAAGGGCCTCTCCTCCCACACGGCCGACGGCCACCGCGCGTACCTCCACGTCTCGGCCGGCTGCGGCGCGAACCGCTACACCCCGGTCCGCTTCGCCTGCCCCCCGGAAGCGACCCTGCTGACGCTGACGGCACGGGACGCGTGA
- a CDS encoding GatB/YqeY domain-containing protein: MTTLKSKLKEDLTTAMKARDELTSSTLRLTLTAITKEEVGGKTARELSDDEVQKVIAKEAKKRREAAEAFAKGGRTEQAEREKREGELLDAYLPQQLSDDELTAIVASAVDEAKAAGAEGPRAMGAVMKIVNPKVAGRAEGGRVAAAVKKLLAG, encoded by the coding sequence ATGACCACGCTCAAGTCCAAGCTCAAGGAAGACCTCACCACGGCCATGAAGGCGCGCGACGAGCTGACCTCGTCCACGCTCCGGCTGACCCTCACCGCGATCACCAAGGAGGAGGTCGGCGGCAAGACGGCCCGCGAACTCTCCGACGACGAGGTGCAGAAGGTGATCGCCAAGGAGGCCAAGAAGCGCCGCGAGGCGGCGGAGGCCTTCGCCAAGGGCGGCCGGACCGAGCAGGCCGAGCGGGAGAAGCGGGAGGGCGAGCTGCTCGACGCCTACCTCCCGCAGCAACTGAGTGACGACGAGCTGACCGCGATCGTGGCGTCCGCCGTCGACGAGGCGAAGGCCGCCGGGGCCGAGGGGCCGCGGGCGATGGGCGCCGTCATGAAGATCGTGAACCCGAAGGTCGCGGGGCGCGCCGAGGGCGGCCGGGTGGCCGCCGCGGTGAAGAAGCTCCTCGCCGGCTGA